From Spirosoma aerolatum, one genomic window encodes:
- a CDS encoding DMT family transporter, protein MTYKPTFTDYLQLHFIVLIWGFTAILGKLLAPLDASGVVLFRTVLAVVGMGLVLLGRRQNLNVASTDYWRLLATGGLIGLHWVLFFLAARLANVSVCLAGMATSSLWASVLEPLVLRRRVRPIEVVLGAVVMLGLYLIFRFEFDKVVGLTVAVLSAMLSSLFTIINSRFTQRYNALVISFYEMIGASVAALGLWLLVQWTASVDTSASVQYVPESTWQWLWLLVLSLVCTVYAYSIGVSLLRKFSPYMAVLTVNLEPVYGILLAVLIFGDTERMTLGFYGGTLVILAAVLAYPFLNSRLTKTQAQLPTST, encoded by the coding sequence ATGACTTATAAACCCACGTTCACCGACTATCTCCAGCTCCATTTCATTGTTCTGATCTGGGGGTTTACGGCTATATTAGGAAAATTGCTGGCTCCGCTTGATGCGTCAGGAGTCGTATTGTTTCGTACGGTGCTGGCGGTAGTGGGAATGGGACTCGTTCTGTTAGGTCGCAGGCAGAATCTGAACGTAGCTTCTACCGATTATTGGCGATTACTGGCTACGGGCGGATTGATTGGCCTGCATTGGGTATTGTTTTTTCTGGCTGCCCGACTGGCCAACGTATCGGTGTGTCTGGCCGGTATGGCGACGAGTTCACTTTGGGCGAGTGTGTTGGAGCCATTGGTGTTGCGTAGGCGGGTAAGGCCGATTGAAGTCGTGCTGGGAGCCGTTGTAATGCTGGGGCTTTACCTGATTTTTCGGTTTGAGTTCGACAAAGTCGTTGGGTTGACGGTAGCCGTGCTTTCGGCTATGCTATCGTCGTTGTTCACCATCATCAATAGTCGGTTTACCCAGCGCTATAATGCCCTGGTTATTTCGTTTTATGAAATGATTGGCGCATCTGTGGCGGCTCTGGGCTTGTGGCTGCTAGTTCAATGGACGGCTTCGGTTGATACATCGGCCAGTGTTCAATATGTGCCTGAATCGACCTGGCAATGGCTCTGGTTATTGGTGCTTTCACTAGTTTGTACGGTCTATGCTTATTCGATAGGGGTGAGCCTGTTACGAAAGTTCTCGCCTTATATGGCAGTGTTGACCGTTAATTTGGAGCCAGTTTATGGTATCTTGCTGGCCGTTTTGATTTTTGGCGATACTGAACGCATGACATTGGGCTTTTACGGCGGAACGCTGGTGATTCTGGCGGCTGTACTGGCTTATCCGTTTCTTAATAGCCGATTGACGAAAACTCAAGCTCAGTTGCCCACCTCAACCTAA
- a CDS encoding LptF/LptG family permease, whose amino-acid sequence MKLLDWYILKRFLQTYIFVVMVIVLVVVMIDYTEKVDNFHKTNAPGNEILWDYYLNFIPYWANYISPLMVFIATVFLTSRLAARTEIIAILSSGVSFVRLLFPYTLGATVLAVLTYFMVNYVIPKANKTRIAFEIKYINDAFTYSNRNVHLKIAPNTYAYLESYNNMSNTGYKFTLERVEGNQLKQKLSADHIEWDAKKKKWSIVDYRIRDINGMHETLTPGSRIDTTLNLKPDDFSSNFNLFETLTRPELNKYIDLLKSRGSDGVETYLLEKYSRDTRPFAIIILTIIGVIMSARKSRRGVGWQVALGFILAFTYLLFFMLAKGIAESGNLNPIIAVWLPNAIFTAIGVLLYNTIPR is encoded by the coding sequence ATGAAACTTTTAGACTGGTATATTCTTAAGCGCTTTTTACAGACCTACATTTTTGTGGTAATGGTGATTGTGCTGGTAGTTGTGATGATCGATTACACCGAGAAGGTGGACAATTTTCACAAGACAAATGCACCTGGTAATGAGATCCTGTGGGATTATTACCTCAACTTTATTCCCTATTGGGCCAATTACATTAGTCCGCTGATGGTCTTTATCGCCACCGTATTCCTGACCTCGCGATTGGCCGCCCGGACCGAAATTATTGCTATTCTGAGCAGTGGAGTCAGTTTTGTTCGGCTATTATTTCCCTATACATTGGGAGCAACCGTGCTGGCGGTGCTGACGTATTTTATGGTCAATTACGTAATTCCGAAAGCCAATAAAACCCGGATTGCGTTTGAGATTAAATACATTAACGATGCTTTTACGTACTCGAACCGAAACGTACACCTCAAAATAGCTCCCAATACCTACGCCTATCTGGAAAGCTATAACAACATGAGCAATACCGGGTATAAATTCACCCTGGAACGTGTAGAAGGCAATCAGTTGAAACAAAAGCTTTCGGCCGACCATATTGAATGGGATGCCAAGAAAAAGAAATGGTCGATTGTTGATTATCGGATTCGGGACATTAATGGGATGCATGAAACCCTCACACCCGGTTCCCGTATCGATACGACACTGAATCTGAAACCAGACGATTTTAGCTCTAATTTCAATCTTTTTGAAACCCTTACCCGGCCGGAACTCAACAAATACATTGATTTGCTGAAAAGCCGTGGTTCGGATGGGGTAGAGACGTACCTGCTTGAAAAATACAGTCGAGATACCCGACCGTTTGCGATTATTATCCTGACGATTATTGGGGTTATTATGTCGGCCCGTAAAAGCCGTCGGGGGGTTGGTTGGCAAGTGGCACTCGGTTTCATACTGGCCTTTACCTACCTACTATTTTTTATGCTGGCGAAGGGAATTGCCGAATCCGGTAATCTGAATCCTATTATCGCCGTATGGCTTCCCAATGCTATTTTTACCGCTATTGGTGTGCTGTTGTACAATACGATTCCCCGATAA
- a CDS encoding metal-dependent transcriptional regulator yields MQSFTEENYLKTIYNLANRQQGEVSTNALAEVTATKAASVTDMLRKLSDKQLIHYKKYQGVRLTEEGERLALQIIRRHRLWEVFLVEKLGFSWDKVHDIAEELEHIRSEELVTRLDTYLGNPQFDPHGDPIPTSAGQMPETGYRKLSEAEVGEGVCLMAVLEHSTGFLQHLDYSDLSLGSTVVIQEISAFDKSFRVQTETGRTVFVSHEVAKNLLVN; encoded by the coding sequence ATGCAATCGTTCACGGAAGAAAACTATCTGAAGACCATCTACAACCTGGCTAACCGGCAGCAGGGCGAAGTCAGTACGAATGCCCTGGCAGAAGTAACCGCTACCAAAGCCGCTTCGGTAACGGATATGTTGCGAAAACTGTCTGACAAACAGCTTATTCATTACAAAAAATACCAGGGAGTGCGGTTGACGGAAGAAGGGGAACGATTGGCGTTGCAGATTATCCGGCGGCATCGGCTCTGGGAAGTTTTTCTGGTTGAAAAACTGGGCTTTAGTTGGGATAAAGTACATGATATCGCGGAGGAACTGGAACATATTCGATCGGAAGAGTTAGTAACGCGATTAGATACGTATTTAGGCAATCCGCAGTTTGATCCACATGGCGATCCGATTCCGACATCGGCTGGGCAGATGCCCGAAACGGGGTATCGGAAGCTATCGGAAGCTGAAGTTGGTGAAGGCGTATGCCTGATGGCTGTGCTGGAGCATTCGACAGGGTTTCTACAACACCTCGACTATTCCGATCTTTCGCTTGGAAGTACGGTTGTTATTCAGGAAATCAGTGCGTTTGATAAGTCGTTTCGGGTGCAGACCGAAACGGGCAGAACGGTGTTTGTAAGCCATGAAGTGGCTAAAAATTTATTAGTGAATTAG
- a CDS encoding Nramp family divalent metal transporter, with protein sequence MEVTNTSTQHWYAEDTTSPLTDVHGSVHVPVGRGFFRTLRAYAGPGLMVAVGYMDPGNWATDIAGGAQFGYQLLSVVLISNLFAILLQHLALKLGIATGRDLAQACRDHFSRPVGIGLWLLAEIAIAACDLAEVIGSAIALNLLFGLPITIGVLITALDALLLLYLQNKGFQILERIVAGLIFLIVGCFGYELIVSQPVMADVVAGLIPRSAVVTNPGMLYIAIGILGATVMPHNLYLHSSIVQTRDYGRNDTGRKAAIKFATIDSTVSLFLAFFINAAILVLSAATFHFSGNQQVADIADAHRLLDPILGVKLAGILFAVALLASGQNSTLTGTLAGQIVMEGFLNLRLKPWVRRLVTRLVAIIPALIVAILYGERGTAELLVLSQVILSLQLSFAVVPLVQFTSDKTQMGRFANPSWLKILSWAVALIIMGLNGYLLWDTIH encoded by the coding sequence ATGGAAGTAACGAATACATCAACGCAACACTGGTACGCTGAAGATACAACATCCCCGTTGACCGATGTTCACGGGTCAGTGCATGTTCCGGTCGGACGGGGGTTCTTCCGAACGTTGCGTGCCTATGCAGGTCCCGGTCTGATGGTGGCCGTTGGCTATATGGACCCCGGCAACTGGGCCACCGATATTGCCGGGGGTGCCCAGTTCGGCTACCAGCTCCTATCAGTCGTTTTGATTTCCAACCTGTTTGCTATTTTATTACAGCATTTGGCGCTAAAACTGGGCATTGCCACCGGCCGTGATCTGGCACAAGCCTGTCGCGATCATTTTAGCCGCCCGGTAGGTATAGGTCTGTGGCTACTGGCCGAAATAGCTATTGCCGCCTGCGATTTGGCTGAAGTGATTGGGTCAGCTATAGCGCTGAATTTACTCTTTGGCCTTCCGATTACGATTGGCGTACTCATAACAGCGCTCGACGCATTACTTCTGCTGTATCTGCAAAACAAAGGTTTTCAGATTCTGGAACGGATTGTAGCGGGTTTAATCTTTCTAATCGTAGGCTGTTTTGGTTATGAACTGATCGTTTCTCAGCCCGTCATGGCCGATGTTGTTGCGGGATTGATTCCTCGTTCAGCCGTCGTCACAAATCCGGGCATGCTTTACATAGCCATCGGCATACTGGGGGCTACCGTTATGCCGCACAACCTCTATCTACATTCCAGTATTGTGCAAACCCGCGATTACGGACGCAACGATACTGGTCGTAAAGCCGCTATTAAGTTTGCAACAATCGATTCGACGGTTTCGCTCTTCCTGGCCTTTTTTATCAATGCCGCCATTCTTGTGCTGTCGGCGGCTACATTCCACTTTTCAGGAAATCAACAGGTGGCCGATATAGCCGATGCTCACCGTCTGCTCGATCCGATTCTTGGGGTCAAATTAGCGGGTATTTTGTTTGCCGTAGCGCTGCTCGCTTCCGGCCAGAACTCTACACTGACGGGTACACTCGCAGGTCAGATTGTGATGGAAGGATTTCTGAATCTACGGCTAAAGCCCTGGGTTCGCCGGCTGGTTACTCGTCTGGTGGCCATTATCCCCGCCCTCATTGTAGCCATTTTATATGGCGAACGCGGAACCGCTGAATTGTTAGTACTTAGCCAGGTTATCCTGTCACTGCAACTCAGCTTCGCGGTTGTTCCTTTGGTGCAGTTCACCAGTGATAAAACCCAAATGGGCCGCTTTGCCAATCCGAGCTGGTTAAAAATACTCTCTTGGGCCGTTGCGCTGATCATCATGGGGCTGAACGGGTATTTGCTTTGGGATACGATTCATTAA
- a CDS encoding M20/M25/M40 family metallo-hydrolase, with product MRLFLRFLALLLALLLIVLVVNTFRLTPHQLISVPPAAPISIPDSAIQRLAGAIRIPTVSYTDHSLTNTAQFDKFLAYIQTAFPLIHQRLKRETFNKYGLLLEWKGRNTNLKPMLLMGHYDLVPVIQGTQKMWKCPPFGGIIAGDFLYGRGILDDKMSVIALLESTEYLLRTNFQPERTLFLAFGPDVSSSGREAQTIAAALKNETFHSTIFWTKVASLKQKA from the coding sequence ATGCGATTATTTTTACGATTTTTAGCGCTCTTGCTTGCGCTGCTGCTCATTGTACTGGTTGTCAACACGTTTCGGCTGACACCGCACCAACTGATCAGCGTACCTCCTGCTGCTCCCATTTCCATCCCCGATTCAGCCATTCAGCGACTGGCCGGAGCTATCCGAATCCCTACGGTATCCTATACCGACCACAGCCTAACCAATACGGCTCAATTCGACAAATTCCTAGCTTACATTCAAACGGCATTTCCACTCATCCATCAACGACTGAAACGCGAAACGTTTAACAAATACGGTTTACTATTGGAATGGAAAGGCCGCAATACCAATCTGAAACCCATGTTGCTCATGGGTCATTACGATCTAGTGCCCGTTATTCAGGGTACGCAAAAAATGTGGAAGTGTCCTCCGTTCGGCGGTATTATTGCAGGCGATTTCCTCTATGGACGCGGTATTCTCGACGACAAAATGAGCGTTATTGCTTTATTGGAATCGACTGAATATCTACTCAGAACCAATTTTCAACCCGAGCGCACCTTATTTCTGGCCTTTGGTCCCGATGTTTCTTCATCGGGCCGTGAAGCGCAAACCATTGCGGCTGCTCTGAAAAACGAAACATTTCACTCAACTATATTCTGGACGAAGGTGGCGTCATTAAAACAGAAGGCGTAG
- a CDS encoding KUP/HAK/KT family potassium transporter gives MEDKKHLDTVTAAGLLVAMGIIYGDIGTSPLYTLRAIVGPNNAIRADVVRGALSCVLWTLTLQTTVKYVILILRADNRGEGGIFALYALVRRHARWLTLPAIIGGAALLADGIITPPISVSSAVEGLRLLYPAITHIQIIEIVIAILTILFLIQAFGTSVVGTAFGPIMFVWFVMLGTLGIIQIAQAPGILSAINPYYAYWLLTEYPGGFWLLGSVFLCTTGAEALYSDMGHCGRANIRVSWVFVKTCLILNYFGQGAWLIGQEGQVLNERIPFYEVMPSWFLTIGISIATAATVIASQALISGSFTLISEAIRLNFWPKVRLRYPSVQKGQLYVPSVNMLLWAGCVGVVLYFRESSNMEAAYGLAITLTMLMTTLLMSYYLYTHKYQAWWVVLFLTVYLGIEGSFLVANLIKFPHGGWVSVLIGSTIAGVMYIWLQAFQIKLRLTEYVRIDQYIQAIKELSRDISIPKYATHLVFMSNAARQSEIESKIIYSIFQKRPKRADIYWFVHVDTTDDPYTMEYKVNTIAPDDAYKVTFKLGFRVEQRINLFFRKVIEDMVKNKEVDITSRYESLSRQNVIGDFRFVVLEKFLSFENELPPRERLIMNIYFAIKNFTTPEDRWFGLDSSSVKVEKVPLVIRPVENVQLKRITS, from the coding sequence ATGGAAGACAAAAAACATTTAGACACCGTTACCGCTGCCGGACTGCTGGTAGCCATGGGAATCATCTACGGTGATATTGGTACATCCCCTCTGTACACCCTCCGGGCGATCGTTGGACCCAATAATGCAATTCGAGCCGATGTGGTTCGTGGAGCCCTTTCCTGCGTACTCTGGACGCTCACCCTCCAGACGACGGTTAAGTACGTGATCCTGATTCTTCGGGCCGACAACCGGGGCGAAGGGGGTATTTTCGCCCTTTATGCGCTGGTACGTCGACATGCTCGCTGGCTCACATTACCGGCTATTATTGGTGGAGCGGCTTTGCTGGCCGACGGGATTATTACACCCCCAATTTCGGTATCTTCAGCCGTTGAAGGCTTACGTTTGCTGTATCCAGCCATTACGCATATTCAAATCATTGAAATTGTAATTGCTATTCTCACGATACTATTTCTGATTCAGGCATTTGGTACAAGCGTTGTAGGGACCGCCTTTGGCCCCATTATGTTTGTGTGGTTTGTGATGCTGGGAACACTAGGTATTATTCAAATCGCTCAGGCACCAGGGATTCTGTCGGCTATAAATCCCTATTACGCGTATTGGCTACTAACCGAATACCCCGGCGGGTTCTGGCTTCTTGGCTCGGTTTTCCTTTGTACAACGGGAGCCGAAGCTCTGTATTCCGACATGGGGCACTGCGGCCGGGCCAATATTCGGGTTAGTTGGGTATTTGTCAAAACCTGCCTGATTCTCAACTATTTCGGACAGGGTGCCTGGTTGATTGGTCAGGAAGGACAGGTTCTGAATGAGCGGATTCCGTTCTATGAAGTAATGCCCTCCTGGTTTCTGACTATCGGTATCAGTATTGCTACAGCCGCTACGGTCATTGCCAGTCAGGCACTGATCAGCGGATCGTTCACCCTGATCAGTGAAGCCATCCGACTCAATTTCTGGCCAAAAGTTCGGCTACGTTATCCGAGTGTCCAGAAAGGACAACTTTATGTGCCCAGTGTGAATATGCTGCTATGGGCAGGCTGCGTTGGCGTGGTGCTGTATTTCCGTGAATCATCGAACATGGAAGCCGCTTACGGTCTGGCGATCACCCTGACGATGCTCATGACCACGCTGCTTATGTCGTATTACCTTTACACCCACAAGTATCAGGCCTGGTGGGTGGTTTTGTTTCTGACGGTTTATCTGGGTATTGAAGGCTCATTCCTGGTCGCTAACCTAATCAAATTCCCGCACGGTGGTTGGGTATCTGTTTTGATTGGTTCTACCATTGCCGGTGTCATGTATATCTGGCTACAGGCCTTCCAGATCAAACTTCGCCTGACCGAGTACGTTCGCATCGATCAATACATACAGGCCATCAAAGAACTTAGCCGCGACATCAGTATTCCCAAATATGCTACGCACCTGGTGTTTATGAGCAACGCGGCCCGGCAGTCGGAGATTGAATCAAAAATTATTTACTCCATTTTCCAGAAGCGGCCAAAACGTGCCGACATCTACTGGTTCGTTCACGTCGATACGACCGATGATCCGTATACAATGGAGTATAAAGTAAACACCATTGCCCCCGACGATGCCTATAAAGTGACGTTTAAACTGGGTTTCCGGGTCGAACAGCGTATTAACCTCTTCTTCCGCAAAGTGATCGAAGATATGGTGAAGAATAAAGAGGTGGATATTACCAGCCGTTACGAATCGCTGAGTCGTCAGAATGTAATTGGTGATTTCCGGTTCGTAGTATTGGAGAAATTTTTATCGTTTGAGAACGAACTACCTCCCCGCGAGCGGCTTATCATGAACATCTACTTTGCCATCAAGAACTTCACAACCCCCGAAGATCGCTGGTTCGGTCTGGATAGCAGTTCAGTTAAAGTCGAAAAAGTCCCTCTGGTTATTCGTCCAGTCGAAAACGTCCAACTCAAACGCATCACTTCTTAA
- a CDS encoding NAD-dependent epimerase/dehydratase family protein, whose translation MKLLITGGAGFVGSSLAISLKQNYPDYQIFALDNLKRRGSELSLARLKAAGIEFLHGDIRNKEDFDALPAVDTVIEASAEPSVLAGLDGTPDYLINTNLFGTVNCLNYALKHRANFIFLSTSRVYPIKTIETLNFEEAETRFVLTDDQPVSGVSSKGIAEKFPLDGARSLYGTTKLASELLIQEYNEFYGLKTVINRCGVITGPWQMGKVDQGVMVLWIAKHYFEQQLAYIGYGGTGKQTRDMLHIADLYRLIDWELHNLDKVNGEILNAGGGVESSASLQELTKICQEVTGKTIPIKQVTENRAADIRLYITDNTNVTKLTGWKPELGIREIVTDIHAWLDANRAALEPILK comes from the coding sequence ATGAAACTTCTCATCACCGGCGGAGCTGGGTTTGTTGGCTCATCACTGGCCATTTCGCTTAAGCAAAATTATCCTGATTATCAAATCTTTGCCCTCGACAACCTCAAGCGTCGAGGTTCAGAACTGAGTCTGGCACGGCTGAAAGCTGCCGGTATCGAGTTTCTACATGGCGACATTCGGAATAAGGAAGATTTTGATGCGCTGCCTGCTGTTGATACCGTCATCGAAGCGTCGGCCGAACCATCGGTATTAGCGGGTCTGGATGGAACGCCCGATTATCTGATTAACACCAACTTATTCGGTACGGTCAACTGCCTGAATTACGCCCTAAAACACCGGGCTAATTTTATTTTCCTGTCGACCAGCCGTGTTTATCCAATCAAGACGATTGAGACCCTGAATTTCGAGGAAGCCGAAACCCGCTTTGTCCTGACAGACGATCAACCCGTGTCAGGGGTTTCTTCGAAAGGTATTGCCGAGAAGTTCCCACTCGATGGTGCCCGGTCGTTGTATGGCACCACGAAACTGGCATCTGAACTGTTGATTCAGGAGTATAATGAATTCTACGGCCTGAAAACGGTCATCAATCGCTGTGGCGTCATTACCGGCCCCTGGCAGATGGGTAAAGTCGATCAGGGGGTCATGGTACTCTGGATTGCCAAACACTATTTCGAGCAGCAACTGGCCTACATCGGCTACGGGGGTACCGGTAAACAAACCCGCGACATGCTCCACATAGCCGATCTGTATCGGTTGATCGACTGGGAGCTGCACAATCTGGACAAAGTCAATGGCGAAATTCTGAACGCAGGTGGTGGTGTGGAAAGTAGTGCATCACTCCAGGAATTGACTAAAATTTGCCAGGAAGTCACGGGCAAAACCATCCCGATCAAGCAGGTCACAGAAAACCGGGCCGCTGATATTCGACTATATATCACCGACAATACGAACGTAACGAAGCTGACAGGCTGGAAGCCTGAACTTGGCATCCGCGAGATTGTCACCGACATTCATGCCTGGCTCGACGCTAACCGGGCCGCGCTAGAACCTATTTTGAAGTAA